Proteins found in one Triticum aestivum cultivar Chinese Spring chromosome 4D, IWGSC CS RefSeq v2.1, whole genome shotgun sequence genomic segment:
- the LOC123099973 gene encoding uncharacterized protein: protein MAAPAMFPKATRKASVGGRAWRLLRLAVLWARKGSAAQSLRLLKTLRHSRVGGLGLGGRRNDRLHYGEREFSIDETPAFRFRTPSARVLRFIPCIAPSVPDTPGVYGDDRYFFRDDRERDASCAGDLYDDQPSECGLESLDDGADEQLLERAMMEASVGSAGAAEGGEDAGVDVKADEFIAKFYAQMKLQRQISWLQYNEMMERSVC, encoded by the coding sequence ATGGCGGCGCCGGCGATGTTTCCTAAGGCGACGAGGAAAGCCTCCGTGGGCGGCCGGGCGTGGCGGCTGCTGCGGCTGGCCGtgctctgggcgcggaaggggagcGCGGCGCAGAGCCTCCGCCTGCTCAAGACGCTGCGGCACAGccgcgtcggcggcctcggcctcggcggcCGGCGCAACGACCGGCTGCACTACGGCGAGCGGGAGTTCTCCATCGACGAGACGCCGGCGTTCCGGTTCCGCACCCCCTCCGCGCGCGTGCTCCGGTTCATTCCCTGCATCGCGCCCTCCGTCCCGGACACCCCCGGCGTCTACGGCGACGACCGCTACTTCTTCCGCGACGACCGCGAGAGGGACGCGAGCTGCGCCGGGGACTTGTACGATGACCAGCCGAGCGAGTGCGGCCTGGAGAGCCTCGACGATGGCGCGGATGAGCAGCTGCTCGAGCGCGCGATGATGGAGGCGAGCGTCGGCTCGGCGGGAgccgcggagggcggcgaggatgCCGGGGTGGACGTGAAGGCGGACGAGTTCATCGCAAAGTTCTACGCGCAGATGAAGCTGCAACGGCAAATCTCGTGGCTGCAATACAACGAGATGATGGAAAGGAGCGTCTGCTAG